CAAAGCAAGCTTTTTGTTGGCCTCGCGTTGCTCTAACTCGGGATTAATACGCTTCTGACCTTTAATGTCGAAGAATTTCTGCAGTTTTGCATCATGTTCCAGGCGACGTTGCATTTCACGCATTTCCTTTGGGAAAAGAAAGAATTGTGTATGaattataatgaaaaaaaaacggtTGTAAATAACCATGAGATTTGTAAAACGATGATGGAAAGTTAGAGACTTTTAAGCTGCTCATCTCAGGGCGATCTATATCAAGCCTAAGAACCTACTTAGTCAGTTCCCCTCACCTGGATATGCATTATCTTCTCATTTTCGCTGCGATCCTTGAGTACTTGCAATTTATTGCAAAGTTCCTCGCGTAAATCGAATGCCACAGTCGACTGGTCTATCAAGTCCATGATAAGTTTTTTCCCCTCATTGAACTGGGTAACCTTGGACTGCCACATGTCGTTGAAATTGGCGCTAGAAGTATAGAGGCAGTAATTTTGGGTACCAGTTCTAATAACACGTAAACTTTACCGATCCTGTAACATGTGATTTATGGAATCACGTAATTTACAGTTCTCTGTTAACACATCACTGCACTTCTTATTCACCACATCCAGACGATTCTCCAATTTGACTATGCTCTGTTGAACTTTTCCAATATTTTCTTTGTAACAACTATCCGTTACTTCATTCTTGCGTAGACCATCGATTTCCTTTTCAACCTATGAAAGAAGATGTGGTGTGAGATTAACTATTTCTTAATATTTGATTGCGAAACTACGCAACTTTTTTGATGTGTCCTTCCAATTCCCATAGCTTTACACGTTCGCCTTGCAATATTTGCTGTAGCtccgtattttgtttttgtaaaaagcTTAAACGCTTCTCTCTctagaaataaaaaagttatcaatGGCAGAAGTTTCATCTATGGCAGAAGTAATAGATCAATGATTTGGTGGGTATAGTAATACTTTGATACATGGAGACCTTTTACTGATTTGGGAAACGCTCTTTTGACTATATGTTTACTTTATGACAGGGTGTTTAGGAAAGGTTGCAGTATATCTATAAATTTGAGAAAATCCCAAATTATATTCTGTAATCTCTGGAAGCTCTTGTTTGCGCTGTAGGTATTGTAAGTTGAGCATGGACCCCATGCTCCCGAGATGCCCACAAAGACAATCGAACATATTTAGATTTAGGCCGAGGAAGTGTTTAGTCTACAAGCAGAGAAATGTTGGCAGCGTAGGAAACACTTCTGAGTCTTTAGGGCACCAGCTTATCTGGGGAAAaggctattgttgttgttgttgtagcgatgttactcccccgaaggctttgggagtgttatcaatgtgatggtcctttgccggatacgggtccggtacgctccggtaacatagctccattatggtactagcccgaccatccctaccccacccccaacttccataaggagcttgtggtcgcctcgtctgttagtgaaacgggattcgccgctctgaggtgaggttgacaattgggttggagaagctatatattgcgctacacaacccattgaatccCAGAAAAAAACTATTCTTTTGTATCTATAGAAACAGATATCCGTAAAACAGTAAGCGATGCTTTTGGTTGAATTAGCGCATCGAGGTTTCACTGTATTATTCACCAAAGTTCACTTACATTTGTATTTTTCCTTGCATGTGTTCCACCTTCCAACGTGTTCATCTCATCTTTCAACTTTTGATGTGCTTGTTGCAAAACCGTTATCAAGTGATTCTGTTTTTTCAACTCCTTAGCTTTTTCCTCCAACAAACTACGTAGCTCCAATTGCAGAGAACGATGCTAGCCAAAAAAAAAGTAGGAAGTGCTTATATGGGTACTTTTTTTGAAAGGTACGTCACATCTGTAATTTACTTGTCTCTGCAATCTCTCCAATTCCGCTGCAGCCAATTGGTCCAACTCGCTCTGGTCCGCCATATTCCATCTATAAGTAATTGGAGTAACTTCTGATTGTTCAGtattttctataaaatttgtgtaTGGCCCCTAAATACATTGTTATGGCAACGAAATGTTATTCACCACCAAACAACGACAGCAACTGGTTCAATGCATGATACCTCGAAGGATATTCAAATACCACAACGCAAACAATCAGATAAACACAGTTATAGGGATAGCAATGTTTGGGTGCTAAACACTCGTTGCCAGGCGTGATCGACAGAAATCAAACACCACGACTACAGCGAATccagtttcactaacagacgaggctctggcgaccccaagctcctcattgaactagggggtgtggagggagggatggcctgaaggtttaatgtggccatataaatcgttcccgagatggtgggactagcaccttaatgatgctgtgttaccggagcgtaccggatctgaatccggcaatggaccatcaggttgataacactccccaaagccttaggggagtaaccttatcgctacaacaacaacaacaacagaaatcaAACACCACGACTACAGCTTTTGCTTTTCTTTTCCCCACTATTGCAGTAATTATCGCAAGGCCACCATTTTTCCTTTCCCTGCTTCGTCCATCGCATTTCCTGTAAGGAGATGACGATAGCAATGGCTTCCACCTGCAGGCCAGAGCTGCCTGCCTTTAAAAGTGTCCTGACATTTGTCATAATCGTCATCACAAAAGATATGGTAGATCCAACCCACTTCTATATACGCATTTATAGAGCCATAAGGCTGAATCCATTTTCGACTGCATAATAGACTTAGTGAACCTCAGCGAGGTCATTTGGGATTCAAATCAACTCAGCTGCCTACATATGTATAATAGGGAGCGGTTTTTCGGATCTGTGATTAAGTCTCCCCTTACGAGATGCATGCCTTCCCTTGAAAATATTCCAGCTCCGTAGGCCGGTGAGTGTCCCTGACAGTTACAGTAATTGCTGTCTGTCAATGAGTTGATgctgtaaactttttgattttgatcCAAACCTGGATCAAGAGTTAGCACCATTGTAAATAGCAAACAATGGTTAGCACCTACCCTGTATAGTTGATCAGCTGTGCACAGCGAATATGACGAACAGCTGTTGTAATTCATCCAATGatctgtcaaaaaaaaattttttatcggTGAGGTTAagtaaaacttttaataacaaaaagaaaaaagatttTACTGGGGCTTCTTATTAAAAATGGTATCGCCAACACTTACTCTGTTCACAAGGTCCAGAGGACCTGATGAGTTTTGGCGTAAAAGAAAAATCTTTAAATTAGCAGCGGTGAGTAAATAAGCGAGAAGCGCACTGGGAGTTCCTTATTTACTTTACTTGAAGACGTAATTTCATTAACAAAACTTTTCAATTGTATAGCACTTTCGTGGACGCAAACGTAACTGCTATTCCATAGCCATAAGGAATGTACATCGTGCGTTACAATACGCTACAAAAGGGCGCAAGTTGAAAAAGTTGGATATGGCAGAGGTAAGATATAAAAGCAGCGTGCGATGAGTTATAAGTGCGGTCACAGGTTTTAGGAAATTGCCTGCCAGTTTGACTATCCCTCAAGAAAAGCAATTACTGTATGTTCTTAAGCTGATATTTCTACTTCCCTAATTACATTTTTCAGCTCTGGTCCAAGCGTATAGAAGCAGGTTGCCAACAATACGGCGTCACTTTGGATGCATTCAAGGAAACGTTACTGAGAAACAACATTCTTTTAAACAAGTACGTCATTGCTTAATATTTTGATAACTACTGTTTTTAACAAATACATATTTTCATTTCTGTTCCACACAGAAAAGCACTAGCTGATCTCGCTATTTGGGAACCCAAATCATTTGAAGCGCTGGTGAAATTGTCAAGAGAGCGTGCTGTTGTTGAGTCGCTACCGGGTATTACAGAACGCTCTGTAATGAATCAAGTTTATGGCTTTGCTAACATgaatataaataagtaaatagtTCTAAGTAAATTTAATCTTGTAAAAAGTTTGAAAGGAAATTAACTAATATACGTGTCTTTAGTTGGGTTGAGGACCTCAAGTAAAAAGGTCGCCAAAGAACTTATAGGAAGTTAATTaggtaacaaataaaaaaatagttattTCATATTCctattaaaaacaaaatgttttaagGAATGTATATAATTAATATACCAAAAGCCAATTATAGGCATAACTTTTATTCGTATCGTAATACGGAGTCAGGCTTCACATAAGGCGAGAAAATGTCGATTTCTATAGCTCGATGCTCAATAGTTGAATGTTCCGTTCCAGATGGTATATATCATAGACATTCCCATGACAGTTGTATACTTCAACAGCAATCCTGAAATTTTTCACATAATGATCTGACATTACAAAAACAAACATCCAAGATAAACCGAGAGATTTAAGGGGTTGTTTGGgcgcaatatatagtttacaGCTACTCAACTtcaccaacccaattgtcaacctctcctTTACATGCCTGACAGGTAAGAATCTGGCGCCCCAAGATCTTATAGATGGTTTTGGGAAGATGCTCTAAAAGCTTTAGACAAGCAGTTATTCTGGAGAAATTGCTTTGCTTAGAGTAAAAACAAAAGTGCAATTCATTTCAGGAACAAAGCGTAAAACCGTTTTATTTTCCTCTCTTCAATCAATTCTACAAACATGGTTTATTTTAACGCTTTACAAATATGCAAATATTTGCAAACTAATCTACATTTACAGTAAATGGAATTTACAAGCTaagaaataatttcaaaaacCATCCTCGCTATCAAAGCAAAATTTAATGGTTATGCACTGTGCACATATGTACTATATAAGGATGGTCAAcattttaaataagaaaatataaatgtaaaaaggaattttatgaattttgataaGTATTCTATTCCAATTTCGCTAGAATGTCAGCTTCGCGATAAATTAGGTATTCCTTCTTATCGCCTATATCAACTGGAGTGCCACCATAGTCTGGCAACAATACGCGGTCGCCTTCCTTCACGCCCAATGGTATATAAGAACCAGTTTCCTATATCAAGAAATATATATAGAGCATTTATACTattatatttataaaacgttGCATATATACACTTACAGCGTTTCTAGATCCGGGTCCAACTGCAACGACGGTGCCCTCTTTCGTTTTCTTAACCGATTGTTCAGGCAGCATAATACCACCCTTCGTTGTACTAACTGCTTCCACGCGTTTAATTAAAATGCGATCCAACATGGGCATGATTTTCTTAATAGCTTGTGCCTACAAACAATTAAGCATAGCATTAACAAAAAAAACTTCATAATCcattccctacaaaattcgattTGTTTCCATGTTACACAACACTCATGTGCACCGCAGCCGTACAAGCAGGCAACTTCACACTACTCAGTTAAGTTTGCCTGTCGGCTATAGAATTATCGAGAATGATTATCTCATGCCATTGTAAACAATACATGCGATCAAACTTTTATGTAAATATTATAAATTAAATACTAACCATTTTGTTGATATTACTTTGGAACTTTATAAATGCAGAAACTGGTcttaaaaacaagaaaaattgtTCTTCAGAAACttgtgaaaatcaaaaacttGCGCACACACACGTGTAGTAGGTCTCACTTGGGCTAATCAGAATTTGATAATGAACAAATGAATGGATGAACTTTTGACAAGCCGCTTGATGTTAGCAACCCTAAAAATTGTAgcagaaatagtaccgaaaattgCAACACAAGGGAGAACACGTCGGTGGGGTGTtcgtaaagctgcagacattggtgctttatcggtaaccgtatcggtaaccttataacagctgattcgacctacGTTATGGGAataatgcaatcgattattggtgcagCTAAggtcgtagccaaccaattggtttttggtttaccatcgtaacgataaacagctgattacgttagggatacgactacagcgatacgacatacggcaccaataacTCCCGCTTAAAGCCACGAAACCttaatttcaatttcagctatttcagaacattgtggataaaacatgTGTGAATGTGTGATatcttaagggctaattaaacttccttaaccctaacgccatagtcgtaaccatacccatatccataaccatctccaatgtgatcgattaatggtgacttaacctaaaaatcgtgaaaatttcataaaaatgaagagaacgcaaaaaattacaaacatattccacaaaaaataagtatattagtcataaagtatccaaaacaatgtataaaatctacaaaaagttattaaattcatcaactcaaatatttttaggttttggatatggcgagaaaccaaaagccaattggttggctatggtatggttatggcgttagcgttatggtatggaaccattaatcgattacattgatttccataaggtaggttcgatcagccgttttatctggttatggttttatggttatgtcaccattaattggccttttatccgtcaactgcctgacaagaCATTCAATATTGCTACTTTTAAGCGTTTAACATGTCAACCttatataaacgcacgcaagtttcctgtcaaaaatgtctaaagctggagtcattggtgccgtatgtcgtatcgctgtatccgtatccctaacgtaatcagctgtttatcgttacgacggtaaaccaaaacccaattggttggctacgatacggttacgaccttagcggcaccaataatcgattgcattgattctcataaggttggtcgaatcagctgttaaaaggttaccgatacggttaccgataaagcaccaatgtctccagcttaaggcaCATACAGcctgtatgagagcaacccaaattgaatttgcttcGTGAagacctaactcgatttccaatttttgttctgagtgacatttagatttgacgtttgcacacatgctttacattgtcgcaacgcatgcttatttgggttggggcaaaaaacgccggttgttttcGTGCGCTAAAAAAATGCAGTGCGGttttcattgtgaatgataactaagtgtgttatcttatctgtcaactgcctgacaggatgttcaatatggctactttttagcgttttgacagtgttcaatatggcggcgcctatcttcagcgggtgataggaagagatacagaatgagacagcgatagtcaattacaaatcaggtgatccaatcactttggaattttgacgtctatgcagaagatatcacactttgttatcattcacaatggcggTTTTACTAGGTTGGCAtgtgacagggtgttcaatatggctactttttagcgttttgacagtgttcaatatggcggcgcctatcttcagcgggtgataggaagagatacagaatgagacagcgatagtcaattacaaatcaggtgatccaatcactttggaattttgacgtctatgcagaagatatcacactttgttatcattcacaatggcggTTTTACTAGGTTGGCAtgtgacagggtgttcaatatggtggcGCACAGCGCCGGCTATCTTGAgcaggtgatagaaagagatacagaattaGAAACCGATAGTCAATAAGAAATTAGGTGATctaatatatttataattttgacatctatgcagaagttatcacacttgtcttatccacaatgttaCAGAATTGTTCACCGAGCAAAAGAATATTTGCGGTGGATCGAAAAGGGTACCAATACACACAAAGCTTTGCCTATAAAAGCCGCTACCTTCCTCCTCGAGAGGAATCAATTACAAAAAGCCTATACAAGTTCGACGTGGTCCAACAAAATCGTTGTTCTACATCTCGGTTTCTTCTTGAACCAATGTTGAGCCCCATCCAATAAGTACGATCACTCACAAACTGCGATCAATAAACCCTGACGGTAGCCCACAGATTCGACGGGGTTGATTAACCGGATATCCCACGTAGCggttgaaccgttaatgataaaaCGGTGAATTAaattgtgctgttgttgttgtagcgataaggttactccccgaaggctttggggagtgttatcgaagtgatggtcctttgccggatacaaatatggtacgctccggtaacacagctccattaaggtgctagcccgaccatctcgggaacgatttatatggccacattaaaccttcaggccatccatccctccccaccctcaagttctaTGAGGTGCTTGGGGTCGCCAGTCTCGTCTGCTAgtaaaacgggattcgccgctcgaaggtgaggttgacaattgggtttggagaagctatatattgcgctggcaccctgaaaaggttgcgctacacaaccccttgaatctggtattttagtcgcctcttacgacaagcatatcGTTAAATTGTGTGTTAATCGACAGTAAGATTATCTTACGTAGTTCAGGAGATATAGGGCAACTTAGCTTTGTGTACCGATAGTGCCTATGAATATATTGCACAAaagaaataatttgaaattttgcttaTCTAAATCAAAGGACTGATTGGTTGATCCCTTCCCGAAAGTTTTTGATTGTTATCCGAGAAGGCACTTCTTGGTAAGTTCAACTTGGGATAAAAACTCATATTATTTCTGGTGTTGTTGTTGGAACTAGGGTTCTTAATCGCAAGCCTGCTTCTACGGATAATCATATTTCGTTCACCAAACAAGCACCGGTGCAAACAAGCACCGTTTAAGTACTACCTCGCCTGTCTTAGGATCGATGCAGCCAGGTCGAATCTTCTAGATtatcaatttattaaaaaacgtATTTTTATGGAATGGCCAAGCACCAGCAACAAAATGGGCAATAGAATTTACAAATCTACATTAAAGACAAAAAATGAGTATTGTGTTGCAAACAATTGTTCGGCTCAACCGCAGGAAACGGATACTACTGGAACGGCCGAAAAGATCATGTAAAACTGTGAAGGGCATAGTTAGCGAACAAACCTTAATCTCTTATCAATTAAAACGAATTTCTATTgataaacaaatatgtaaactGGTAACTTACTCGTCGTGGCTTGATATGtgtttgaacaaattttacatcCGTGTGATCTCCATCCTCTTCGTACCTCATCTTCAGATTTGGTAAAAGGAATTGCAGCTTATCATAACACCACATACTAGGCGTTCTCACTTCATTCTGTACACCATCATCACCACCACTTGCATCTCGTTTGCTAACCTCAATCTGCCGTAATTCTCTGCGAAATTGTGATCTTAGAGCCTGGATTTTTTCGCGTATACTTTTTGTTGTAAGCTGATTATTTTTCTCTACTAACTTTGCATGGATTTCACGTATTGCTGCATTTCTAGTCTCACGTTCAGTATATTCTGCGCATGTGGTGTCCCATAGGCATTCGCGCTCCTCCAGCAATGCTATTAGTTCCTCGGTCAGTGCCCGGGGCCAAGCGGGCGGCGTCATATCTGGAATAAGCATTTATTTGTGTTATTACAATgtgatttctttgttttttttttttttagattgggATTTGTTGGCCAGAGAACTTGTCTCCACACGCCAGGTATTTCCTCTTAGATAAATTATTCAGATTAaacgatttaatggtttactccaagtacgataaattttaagttttgtgATTTCTTCTGTAACATCTAAATAATTTCTTTCTTGATAAAACTATTAAGAACTCTAAAATATGGCTACGTTTGTACGTGTAGGTATGTGCAACTGAGCTGCATATTCCATATTCTAGATATCTTATCTGCTTTTTGTGAATAGACAATGACACTTCAGTTTCAAAACTTTCTCACAATCaactttgattttattaaattgctAAAACCTTACTTTTATATGATTGAAATATTTATATTGGTGATTTCTGACAGACGCACATTTGTTCGGCGAACAACTCGCATGCCAAACACATTAGTATAGAGAACATTGAACAACTGCCCCAGGGTTGCCATAAGATATTATGACTACTCAAATTGTAGTTAAAAAACCTATCGCTTTATGAGTCGGCTTCCTTGGGCACCTTCTTGTATCGGGGGCTGTAGTCTTAGTAGCCGGGAAACACTCCCCAGAGGTTTATGGCATCGTTATTGATATATATAGTCCTTAACCGGAAATGAAGCAGGAACAAATTGTGGTATCAGCTCGATCGAAggtcaattattattttttgttaccCACCATCGTCAGAGATTTAAAATATCTCTGCAGCAAAACGCCTAACACGAGTATATATGCGATATAAGGGGTTATTTGGAAGGCCTCAATGGTTTAAGTACTAGTTCCCTAGCTTACCGGCCTTAATACTCGCTATGACCTTCTGGGAAGTCCTAATCGCtactaaagttttattttttgaagCAAAATTTTGTTGATGGCTCATTTGTTTACGCACCAAAACAgattacaaaaatatatttaccAATACTGTACAGTCTATTAAAGATTTCTTCATGTCCACGCACCATATTGTCAATTTGGATATAATACTTCCAACTCGACGGTTTCTCTAGGGTGTCAACCAGCTTCTTTTCGTCGCTGTAATGTAAGCGTTATTAAGTTATGCTTCATGGTTTTTTGAATAAGAACCTACAAGTATTTGGTTAATAAATGCTTTAAATGATGTTTAACTTTCACGGAGGTATAGTTGAAGCCATAAGTGGACAATTCCATTGCAAGATCTGTGTATATTTGGACATTGTTTGCTGAGCCGTTTAAACTTGGTAGCTTTCGCTCCCATAGTTCTAATAGCAGCGCTAAAAGTAAAATTTGTTGAGAATTCTTCGTTAATTTCAAGCGAATTAATACAAAAGATCGAACAATAGCAGGCTCGGTGTGTTTCTGCCTTTACAACACCGACACTTGTGCTTACCTTTAAAATCTCTCCAATACAGATATTCACTaccatgaaatatatttttaactttttcataGAGTTCCCAAGTCGACGGTATTCCCGTTTCTTCAAGTCTTTTATTTTCAATACTGTGTAGGTCATGAATTAGTTTTAGGTATTTGTATTCCTTGTCATGGTATGCTTACCGATACTTATCTTTCAATTTATAAACTTTGCATACAACTTCAGCGGGCGACTTGTTATATCCTCGATCCATCATTGTTTTCGACATATtttgatataaatataaattgGGTCTTTGGCAGTTTAGACTTGGGTAACAATCCTGCCACAGTTCCAAAAGCAAATTCGTCTCCTCAGCTTCCCAGTTTGTTTGTGTTTTCCTATGAAGTTCATTGTTTATGATCGAACTTTTTGCCTTAGGGTTGACCTTAccttttcctttttttccttgaactttcaaattataattagTACTTGGTGAGCTTTTCTTAAATGAAATATACTTACCATTTACGTTTTTTAGAGTCCATTGTGATAACAAAATTGacgtaaagtttacaatgaaatTGACAAACAACATTTTCTTGCGCCGGTAAAAGCGGCGAGCCGTTTTTCGATAATACAATCGATATACAGCTGTTATGATAATGAAAGCTGTCATCCAGTGATCTTTCCAGCTCCGTATAACATTCAACTATCACGGACATCGCACTCACtatcctaggacatcgcaatgttaattgtttCATACTGGGTACTCCATTCATGCATGgaatactcgcgatttttgcagggaagtttcCTCTCGGATGTAAAAATCTAGTGATGAAATAAGAGAAAACATCAAACATGTATAATTCTCCCCATCCATATTCTTGTAGCCAAATTCAAGCTAATGAATGAATATCACCAGCTCATACAAACTCCAACGAGGATCAtcaccccccagcgggttagaatatagccgcggtatgtatgcctgtcgtaaaaggcgactaaaatgtCGGATTTAAGGGGTTTTTGTAgggcagccctttcaggttgccatcgGAATACatggcttctccaaacccaattgtcatcctcacctatccgtggcgaatcctttttcattAAGGACATagaatagccgtgttttttttacacgcgtatacgaaaaaaaacgcctatcctcgcctAGATGATGCTTAGGAGGCCAATCTAGCGACAGTGGTTAAATatctagctacagcacagggtgtaccgaaaagtggAGGCACAACCCTCTGTTGAATTTCTGTGTATAtaatatagctgaatcagttgtgataaatagggGTCGTGCATAGAATATATATAATTTGAGTAtattgcgtattgaaatttagtagtactaattttatgtgtagcattttcagaggtgtatttaaactttgtcgcttagcagtccatataaagtttaagcgtaaacgtatatagatgtgaaaaaaaaaacacaacagcaCACAAGCTAATATGTCGTAATGTTTTACTAGTACTACAACAGCAAATCGATGatcctgttgttgttgcagcgatcgagttaatggtcctttgcgggatgcagaactggtacgttccggtaccaagctcgaccatcacgggaacgatttgTAATGAGCTCGGGATCGCCATAACCACGGCTGGTAAAAAAAATAGTATCAGTGATTACAGACATTCTATGCACTTATCGTTCTGGTAGTCCTACCTTGCAGGGGATTATATTTTGCTTAGAGCGTCCGGTAATGCTTCAAACAGCtgtttctttgtttattatttgtttGCTAAATTTGCATTTGATCCTTTCGCAAATACAGGCGAACttcatttgcaaaaaaaaaaaaaattaaaaattcacacAGCTTCCAAATCCCCATAATTGGCGCAAATGACATTGGCAGCATAAACTACTCGTAAAAAAGTGGAGTTGAAAAGCGAAAGTAAAACAGTGGAAGCAACGGCTATGAACGGTGGTCAACGAACATCTGTAGACACAAAGTTATGCCATGAAGGACGTTTAAGCTTGTATTGCTACCTAATCACGGGATTGGTTGTATTGCTAGCCACAGTACCACAAATGTACTATGGTACCATACCAGATGTTTGGGGTGCGACAATGTGGGGGCCCATCCTATATTATGCGCTAATTAATATGGTTATACGTTATTTGTTGCGCGATAATGATTATCAGGTAAAGCAAAATTATTGTAATGTGagtacaataaataatatattgtcttatgtacatatttacagaTTGCACTGCGTTCTTCATTTTTGGGATTCATCGAGGCTATTAGCATATTAGTTATTATATTCGCTCCAAGTGTGCTAAAGCAATTTggtgtttatattttctttatggcattttttcattattcagaATTTCTTGCTATAGCGTGGTGTAATCCAAGTAGCCTATCAGTCGACTCTTTTATTCTAAATCATTCGATACACTACGCTTTAGCGGCAGTAGCTAGTTGGATTGAGTTTGGATTGGAGGTATGGCTGCTGCCAAGTTTCAAAGATTTTTATTACATTTGGCTAACTGGCGTGGTGCTTTGTATAGTGGGTGAGATAATGCGAAAAGTAGCGATGATTACAGCGCGAAATAGTTTCACGCATTTGGTGAGTATAccacataaaaaactaaattttacaaTTCTAAATTAATTCATAAATATCACTTTTAGGTGCAATATGAAAAGGCTGATCATCATAAACTGATAACACATGGCATTTATGCTTATATGCGGCACCCATCTTATGTAGGATGGTTTTGGTGGTCCGTTGGCACACAAATAATTTTACTTAATCCCTTGTGTATATTGATTTATACCATAGTTTCGTGGAAATTCTTTCACGATCGcatttttatggaagaaataacgCTACTAACTTTCTTTCGTTCTGATTACCAT
The Eurosta solidaginis isolate ZX-2024a chromosome 5, ASM4086904v1, whole genome shotgun sequence DNA segment above includes these coding regions:
- the LOC137254628 gene encoding uncharacterized protein isoform X6, which gives rise to MTPPAWPRALTEELIALLEERECLWDTTCAEYTERETRNAAIREIHAKLVEKNNQLTTKSIREKIQALRSQFRRELRQIEVSKRDASGGDDGVQNEVRTPSMWCYDKLQFLLPNLKMRYEEDGDHTDVKFVQTHIKPRRAQAIKKIMPMLDRILIKRVEAVSTTKGGIMLPEQSVKKTKEGTVVAVGPGSRNAETGSYIPLGVKEGDRVLLPDYGGTPVDIGDKKEYLIYREADILAKLE
- the LOC137254628 gene encoding uncharacterized protein isoform X5; the encoded protein is MEYAAQLHIPTHMTPPAWPRALTEELIALLEERECLWDTTCAEYTERETRNAAIREIHAKLVEKNNQLTTKSIREKIQALRSQFRRELRQIEVSKRDASGGDDGVQNEVRTPSMWCYDKLQFLLPNLKMRYEEDGDHTDVKFVQTHIKPRRAQAIKKIMPMLDRILIKRVEAVSTTKGGIMLPEQSVKKTKEGTVVAVGPGSRNAETGSYIPLGVKEGDRVLLPDYGGTPVDIGDKKEYLIYREADILAKLE
- the LOC137254628 gene encoding uncharacterized protein isoform X2 → MLFVNFIVNFTSILLSQWTLKNVNVQGKKGKGKVNPKAKSSIINNELHRKTQTNWEAEETNLLLELWQDCYPSLNCQRPNLYLYQNMSKTMMDRGYNKSPAEVVCKVYKLKDKYRIENKRLEETGIPSTWELYEKVKNIFHGSEYLYWRDFKALLLELWERKLPSLNGSANNVQIYTDLAMELSTYGFNYTSVKVKHHLKHLLTKYFDEKKLVDTLEKPSSWKYYIQIDNMVRGHEEIFNRLYSIDMTPPAWPRALTEELIALLEERECLWDTTCAEYTERETRNAAIREIHAKELRQIEVSKRDASGGDDGVQNEVRTPSMWCYDKLQFLLPNLKMRYEEDGDHTDVKFVQTHIKPRRAQAIKKIMPMLDRILIKRVEAVSTTKGGIMLPEQSVKKTKEGTVVAVGPGSRNAETGSYIPLGVKEGDRVLLPDYGGTPVDIGDKKEYLIYREADILAKLE
- the LOC137254628 gene encoding uncharacterized protein isoform X1 codes for the protein MLFVNFIVNFTSILLSQWTLKNVNVQGKKGKGKVNPKAKSSIINNELHRKTQTNWEAEETNLLLELWQDCYPSLNCQRPNLYLYQNMSKTMMDRGYNKSPAEVVCKVYKLKDKYRIENKRLEETGIPSTWELYEKVKNIFHGSEYLYWRDFKALLLELWERKLPSLNGSANNVQIYTDLAMELSTYGFNYTSVKVKHHLKHLLTKYFDEKKLVDTLEKPSSWKYYIQIDNMVRGHEEIFNRLYSIDMTPPAWPRALTEELIALLEERECLWDTTCAEYTERETRNAAIREIHAKLVEKNNQLTTKSIREKIQALRSQFRRELRQIEVSKRDASGGDDGVQNEVRTPSMWCYDKLQFLLPNLKMRYEEDGDHTDVKFVQTHIKPRRAQAIKKIMPMLDRILIKRVEAVSTTKGGIMLPEQSVKKTKEGTVVAVGPGSRNAETGSYIPLGVKEGDRVLLPDYGGTPVDIGDKKEYLIYREADILAKLE
- the LOC137254628 gene encoding uncharacterized protein isoform X3 — protein: MDSKKRKCSRKKRKRKTQTNWEAEETNLLLELWQDCYPSLNCQRPNLYLYQNMSKTMMDRGYNKSPAEVVCKVYKLKDKYRIENKRLEETGIPSTWELYEKVKNIFHGSEYLYWRDFKALLLELWERKLPSLNGSANNVQIYTDLAMELSTYGFNYTSVKVKHHLKHLLTKYFDEKKLVDTLEKPSSWKYYIQIDNMVRGHEEIFNRLYSIDMTPPAWPRALTEELIALLEERECLWDTTCAEYTERETRNAAIREIHAKLVEKNNQLTTKSIREKIQALRSQFRRELRQIEVSKRDASGGDDGVQNEVRTPSMWCYDKLQFLLPNLKMRYEEDGDHTDVKFVQTHIKPRRAQAIKKIMPMLDRILIKRVEAVSTTKGGIMLPEQSVKKTKEGTVVAVGPGSRNAETGSYIPLGVKEGDRVLLPDYGGTPVDIGDKKEYLIYREADILAKLE